The following proteins come from a genomic window of Labeo rohita strain BAU-BD-2019 chromosome 25, IGBB_LRoh.1.0, whole genome shotgun sequence:
- the nox5 gene encoding NADPH oxidase 5: MSLEEDTRWLEWVTKQFESIAGDDKEIDLDEFKTALKVKESFFAERFFALFDSDGSSSISLDELLEALDLLIHGSETDKLRFLFQVYDVDGSGSIDPDELRTVLKSCLRESAISLPEEKLDDLTLALFESADKDNSGSITFEELKAELENFPEVMENLTISAANWLKPPDLEQKKRKTPRYLTRAYWHNNSRKLLFLCLYALLNVLLFIMAMLKNAHGGPWFMVAKGCGQCLNLNCTFIMVLMLRRCLTWLRATWVVRILPLDQNILLHQIVGYAILIFTIVHTGAHVMNFARMTQNDGMYQLWEYLFTIRPGIGWVNGTASITGVVLQVLICLMVVCSSTFVRRSGHFEVFYWSHLSYIWVWALLIVHCANFWKWFVVPGVVFLIEKLVGVAVSRMGGLYIVEVNLLPSKVTHLVIKRPPFFHFKPGDYVYINIPVIAKYEWHPFTISSAPEQQDTLWLHVRSMGQWTNRLYEYFRQPESQTISNKRLTASLRNRRHESRTQNEIFKSASCNETVASNKDDAVELTMYRTSGTRTNSPKPVCDPVSQAELGDTCPVAKELTAKLSENHRYCNIKCYVDGPFGTPTRQIFASEHAVLIGAGIGITPFASILQSIMCRYRMRKQNCPNCSYSWCETIKDNEMKLRKVDFIWINRDQKSFEWFVSLLTKLEMDQADEEPEGRFLEMHMYMTSALSKNDMKAIGLQMALDLLAKKEKRDSITGLRTRTQPGRPDWAKVFQKVSEEKKGKVHVFYCGAPALAKVIKAQCEHFGFNFYKENF, translated from the exons ATGAGTCTAGAAGAAGATACGCGCTGGCTGGAATGGGTCACCAAGCAGTTCGAGAGCATTGCTGGAGATGACAAGGAAATCGACCTAGATGAGTTTAAAACGGCTCTAAAAGTAAAAGAG tcattttttgcAGAGCGTTTTTTTGCCTTGTTTGACTCTGATGGCAGCAGCTCCATCAGTCTGGATGAACTTCTCGAAGCTTTAGATCTTCTGATCCATGGCAGTGAGACAGACAAACTACGCTTCCTCTTCCAGGTCTACGATGTGGATG GCAGTGGTTCCATAGACCCAGATGAGTTGCGTACAGTTCTGAAATCCTGTCTGCGTGAGAGCGCGATCTCGCTCCCTGAGGAAAAGCTGGATGACCTGACGCTGGCGTTGTTTGAATCTGCGGATAAAGATAACAGCGGCTCCATCACATTTGAAGAGCTGAAGGCAGAGCTGGAGAACTTTCCTGAAGTTATGGAGAACCTCACCATCAG TGCCGCCAACTGGCTGAAACCTCCTGATCTGGAGCAGAAGAAACGCAAGACTCCTCGTTACCTCACACGCGCGTACTGGCACAACAACAGCCGCAAGCTGCTCTTCCTCTGCCTGTACGCCCTCCTGAATGTGCTCCTCTTCATCATGGCTATGCTAAAGAATGCACATGGAGGCCCCTGGTTCATGGTGGCCAAGGGCTGCGGCCAGTGTCTCAACCTCAACTGCACTTTTATCATG GTGCTAATGTTGAGGCGATGTCTGACATGGCTACGTGCCACCTGGGTGGTGAGGATCTTACCTTTGGACCAGAACATTCTACTGCATCAGATCGTGGGCTACGCTATCTTGATCTTCACCATTGTGCACACTGGCGCTCACGTCATGAACTTTG CCCGAATGACTCAGAATGATGGCATGTACCAGCTGTGGGAGTATCTTTTCACCATCCGCCCTGGGATTGGATGGGTCAATGGTACCGCCTCTATTACGGGTGTCGTTCTGCAGGTTCTCATCTGCTTGATGGTGGTGTGCTCCAGCACATTCGTCAGACGCAGTGGACATTTTGAG GTGTTCTACTGGTCTCATCTTTCCTACATCTGGGTTTGGGCCCTGTTGATCGTCCACTGTGCAAACTTTTGGAAATGGTTTGTGGTGCCAGGAGTGGTGTTTCTCATTGAGAAACTTGTTGGAGTAGCAGTTTCCCGCATGGGTGGGCTGTACATAGTTGAAGTCAATTTATTGCCCTCTAAG GTAACACATTTGGTAATCAAGAGGCCTCCATTCTTTCACTTCAAACCTGGggattatgtgtatataaacatCCCTGTTATCGCCAAGTACGAGTGGCATCCGTTTACCATCAGCAGCGCTCCTGAGCAACAAG ATACGCTGTGGCTCCATGTTCGTTCGATGGGCCAGTGGACAAACCGTCTGTACGAGTATTTCAGACAGCCGGAGAGTCAAACCATTAGCAACAAGAGGCTCACCGCCAGCCTGAGAAACAGACGTCATGAGAGCAGAACACAG AATGAAATTTTCAAGTCAGCAAGCTGCAACGAAACTGTGGCGTCTAATAAGGATGATGCTGTTGAACTGACCATGTACCGAACGAGTGGAACACGAACAAACTCTCCGAAGCCTGTCTGTGACCCAGTATCCCAGGCAGAACTGGGAGACACTTGTCCGGTTGCAAAGGAA cTTACAGCAAAATTAAGTGAAAATCACAGATATTGTAACATTAAA TGCTATGTGGACGGACCTTTTGGCACCCCGACCCGACAGATCTTTGCATCGGAGCATGCGGTGCTTATCGGCGCTGGAATCGGCATCACTCCTTTTGCATCCATTTTGCAGAGTATTATGTGCCG ttatcGCATGAGAAAGCAAAACTGCCCCAACTGCAGCTATTCCTGGTGTGAAACCATCAAAgacaatgaaatgaaacttaGGAAG GTGGACTTCATTTGGATCAACCGAGATCAGAAATCCTTTGAGTGGTTTGTGAGTCTCTTGACTAAACTGGAGATGGACCAGGCAGATGAAGAACCAGAAG gtCGTTTTTTGGAGATGCACATGTACATGACATCAGCCCTCAGTAAGAATGATATGAAGGCCATAGGTTTGCAGATGGCTCTGGACCTGCTGGCCAAGAAAGAGAAGAGAGATTCCATCACTGGGCTTCGCACACGTACACAGCCAGGCAGACCAGATTGGGCCAAG GTTTTCCAGAAAGTGTCGgaggaaaagaaaggaaaggtTCATGTGTTTTACTGCGGTGCTCCTGCTCTGGCCAAGGTCATCAAGGCCCAGTGTGAGCATTTCGGCTTCAACTTCTACAAAGAAAATTTTTGA